The following proteins are encoded in a genomic region of Dokdonia donghaensis DSW-1:
- the aroQ gene encoding type II 3-dehydroquinate dehydratase: MKILIINGPNLNMLGKREPEIYGSETFEDYFTQLQFKFKDTELSYYQSNIEGELISKLHEANESFNGVVLNGAAYTHTSVGLGDAVASISIPVIEVHISNTFAREEFRHHSYLSKYAKGIIVGFGLKSYDLAIENFLMEQ; this comes from the coding sequence ATGAAAATTCTTATAATAAACGGCCCTAATCTTAATATGCTAGGGAAGCGCGAACCAGAAATTTACGGTTCTGAAACTTTTGAAGATTATTTTACGCAATTACAGTTTAAGTTTAAGGACACGGAGCTTAGTTATTATCAAAGTAATATAGAAGGTGAGCTTATCTCAAAATTGCACGAGGCAAATGAAAGCTTTAATGGGGTAGTACTCAATGGCGCGGCTTATACACATACCTCTGTGGGTCTAGGAGATGCAGTGGCGTCTATCTCGATACCGGTAATAGAGGTGCATATCTCAAATACTTTTGCGAGAGAGGAGTTTAGACATCACTCATACTTATCTAAGTATGCTAAGGGTATCATTGTAGGTTTTGGGCTTAAAAGCTATGATCTTGCAATTGAGAATTTTTTAATGGAGCAATAA
- a CDS encoding porin family protein, with amino-acid sequence MKKLIVVASAILLSVATVQAQDEVSFGAKGGVNFATVGGDDFDDPDARTSFHIGGFVEVPLTDKFSLQPEVYYSGQGYDIQSNDNADDIEFQLDYINVPVLAKYYFVDGFYGEVGPQIGFNINSEIDSNPDGDSGDINFNSDAINTIDFGVVGGLGYKLNNGLFFNARYNLGLSDVFSSEDLGGFDIDARNRVFMIGAGFAF; translated from the coding sequence ATGAAAAAATTAATTGTAGTAGCAAGTGCCATTTTATTATCTGTAGCAACAGTTCAGGCTCAAGATGAGGTGTCGTTTGGAGCAAAAGGAGGCGTTAACTTTGCAACCGTAGGAGGTGATGATTTTGATGATCCAGATGCGAGAACAAGTTTTCATATAGGAGGATTTGTAGAGGTGCCATTAACAGATAAATTTTCACTTCAGCCAGAGGTGTATTATTCAGGGCAAGGGTATGATATCCAAAGCAATGACAATGCAGATGATATAGAGTTTCAACTAGACTATATAAATGTGCCTGTACTCGCAAAATATTATTTTGTAGATGGGTTTTATGGTGAAGTAGGGCCGCAAATAGGGTTTAACATAAACAGCGAGATTGATTCTAATCCTGATGGAGACTCTGGCGATATAAACTTTAATAGTGATGCCATAAACACTATTGATTTTGGCGTTGTAGGTGGTTTAGGTTATAAATTAAACAATGGTTTGTTTTTTAATGCACGTTATAATTTAGGTCTTTCTGACGTTTTTAGTAGTGAAGATCTGGGTGGTTTTGATATAGACGCTCGTAATAGAGTATTTATGATAGGAGCTGGATTTGCATTTTAA